In a genomic window of Sporosarcina trichiuri:
- a CDS encoding glycerol-3-phosphate dehydrogenase/oxidase has protein sequence MISFSHEDRSRLLGRLSAERYDLIVIGGGITGTGIALDASARGIRTLLVEMQDFAAGTSSRSTKLVHGGLRYLKQLEVKLVSDVGKERAVVYANAPHVTHPEWMLLPFYKNGSFGSFSTSLGLQVYDFLAGVKKSERRSMLTKTEVTEHEPLLKRDGLLGGGEYVEYRTDDARLTIEVAKKAREEGADLLNYTMVTGFSSDERGSVTGVELKDVLTGRRYNAHAPIIVNAAGPWVEQVLELDRPGESGRLLLTKGVHLVFDRNRLPLHQPVYFDTPDGRMIFAIPRLDKTYVGTTDTVYEEDLIHPGVTEEDRRYILTAISEMFPQAGIRPADIESSWSGVRPLIRQEGKGPSEISRKDEIWEADSGLLTVAGGKLTGYRKMAEDVTDLVSRKLRKFGIQAGPCMTATLALSGGAFSRPEDYPVYVEDRARELVKLGISYQDGLNIASMYGTNTNQVAEGITRVQPAHGLPLAIRLTLQYAIDFEMALTPSDYLIRRTGALYFHIDWVKKWKEQVTAYMAERLGWDDGERRQHMRELDDRISDAIGK, from the coding sequence ATGATCTCTTTTTCGCATGAAGACCGGAGCCGCCTGCTTGGCCGGCTCTCTGCTGAACGGTACGATCTCATTGTGATCGGCGGGGGCATCACGGGGACGGGGATAGCGCTGGATGCATCCGCCCGGGGCATTCGGACGCTGCTCGTCGAGATGCAGGACTTTGCGGCAGGGACGTCCAGCCGCTCGACGAAACTCGTCCATGGCGGACTCCGCTATTTGAAGCAGCTGGAAGTGAAGCTCGTCTCGGATGTTGGGAAGGAGCGGGCGGTCGTGTACGCGAATGCTCCGCATGTCACCCATCCTGAATGGATGCTGCTGCCGTTCTACAAGAATGGATCGTTCGGCAGTTTCTCTACGTCACTCGGCCTGCAAGTATATGACTTTCTGGCAGGTGTGAAAAAATCAGAACGGCGCAGTATGCTGACGAAGACCGAAGTGACGGAGCATGAGCCGCTGCTGAAACGGGATGGCCTGCTCGGCGGCGGAGAGTATGTCGAGTATCGGACCGACGATGCCCGTCTGACGATCGAGGTCGCGAAGAAAGCGCGCGAAGAAGGTGCAGATCTGCTGAATTACACGATGGTCACCGGGTTTTCATCCGATGAAAGGGGCAGCGTCACCGGCGTTGAGCTGAAGGATGTCCTGACAGGCCGGCGGTATAACGCGCATGCGCCGATCATCGTCAACGCGGCGGGCCCATGGGTTGAACAAGTGCTGGAACTGGACAGACCTGGTGAGTCGGGCCGGCTGCTGCTGACGAAAGGCGTCCACCTCGTGTTTGATCGGAACAGGCTGCCGCTCCATCAGCCCGTCTATTTCGATACGCCGGACGGCCGGATGATCTTTGCGATTCCGCGTCTTGACAAGACCTACGTCGGCACGACCGATACGGTCTATGAAGAGGACCTGATACATCCGGGCGTGACGGAGGAGGACAGGCGGTACATCCTCACCGCCATTTCGGAGATGTTCCCGCAGGCGGGGATCCGTCCGGCGGATATCGAATCCTCCTGGTCCGGCGTGCGGCCGCTCATCCGGCAGGAAGGCAAAGGGCCGTCCGAGATTTCGCGCAAGGATGAGATCTGGGAAGCGGACAGCGGCCTGCTGACGGTGGCGGGCGGCAAACTGACGGGGTACCGCAAGATGGCGGAGGACGTCACCGACCTCGTCAGCCGGAAACTCCGGAAATTCGGCATCCAGGCAGGCCCTTGCATGACGGCGACGCTTGCATTATCCGGCGGCGCGTTCAGTCGGCCGGAAGACTATCCGGTCTATGTTGAAGACCGGGCACGGGAACTTGTGAAACTCGGCATCTCATATCAGGACGGGCTCAATATTGCCTCGATGTATGGCACAAACACGAACCAGGTGGCGGAAGGCATCACCCGGGTACAGCCGGCGCATGGGCTGCCGCTCGCCATCCGGCTGACGCTCCAGTATGCAATCGATTTCGAGATGGCACTGACACCGTCCGATTATTTAATCCGCCGGACGGGCGCGCTATACTTTCATATCGACTGGGTCAAGAAGTGGAAAGAACAGGTCACCGCCTACATGGCCGAACGCCTCGGCTGGGACGATGGCGAACGCCGGCAGCACATGAGGGAGCTCGATGACCGGATTTCTGACGCGATCGGGAAATAA
- a CDS encoding MgtC/SapB family protein, translating to MDLWLEVEMLTKLSISAVLGLIIGLERELKRKPLGLKTSLVISIVSCLLTIVSIESAYSFPDSASGVKIQMDPLRLAAQIVSGIGFLGAGVILRRGNDQISGLTTAAMIWGAAGIGIAVGAGFFAEAIFGVLLLILSVELVPYFVIKYGPKRLRRDEMGLRIKVNDQASIELVLTELRRQRFHIYQSRIKDLDDEKLLLLEIKARVPANRPLPDIYRSIKEIDDVNTVEVNG from the coding sequence ATGGACCTCTGGCTGGAAGTCGAAATGCTGACGAAGCTGAGCATTTCCGCTGTGCTGGGTTTGATCATCGGGCTGGAACGGGAACTGAAGAGGAAACCGCTCGGCCTGAAAACGAGCCTGGTCATCAGTATCGTCAGCTGCCTGCTGACCATCGTCTCCATCGAGTCGGCATACTCGTTCCCGGACAGCGCGAGCGGCGTCAAAATCCAGATGGATCCGCTTCGGCTTGCGGCTCAGATTGTCTCAGGCATCGGCTTCCTCGGCGCCGGCGTCATCTTGCGCCGCGGCAATGATCAGATCTCCGGACTGACGACTGCTGCAATGATCTGGGGGGCGGCCGGTATCGGGATCGCGGTCGGAGCCGGCTTTTTCGCAGAAGCCATTTTCGGCGTCCTGCTGCTGATACTCAGTGTCGAACTTGTGCCGTATTTCGTCATTAAATACGGGCCGAAACGGCTGAGGCGTGATGAGATGGGCCTCCGCATCAAAGTGAATGACCAGGCAAGCATTGAGCTGGTGCTGACAGAATTGCGGCGTCAGCGTTTTCATATCTATCAATCCCGCATCAAGGATCTTGATGATGAAAAGCTGCTTCTTCTGGAAATCAAAGCTCGTGTGCCGGCGAACCGTCCGCTGCCCGATATCTATCGGTCCATAAAAGAAATAGACGATGTCAATACTGTTGAAGTGAACGGCTGA
- a CDS encoding DUF2188 domain-containing protein → MNMYSVVPNPEMTGWLVKLEDVAPEQQYGSKDEALDEAKRLAKENTPSVVKVLDQDHNVTDELTF, encoded by the coding sequence ATGAATATGTACAGTGTCGTGCCGAACCCCGAGATGACCGGATGGCTCGTGAAACTTGAAGACGTCGCGCCGGAACAGCAGTACGGCTCGAAGGACGAAGCACTGGACGAAGCGAAGCGTCTCGCCAAAGAGAATACGCCGAGCGTCGTGAAAGTGCTCGATCAGGATCACAATGTCACGGATGAATTGACGTTCTGA
- a CDS encoding amidohydrolase: protein MAYQLEEKVKAWRRDLHQHPEQGFLEMRTASKVAAEVTRLGFRVRLGKEVMTEDARMGVPEQRVLDAHYDWAVAHDADQDFLPQLTDGFTAVVADWDTGRPGPVTVFRVDMDALPIHESEHPEHLPGQLGFRSLNDGSMHACGHDAHTSIGIGLATRVAEDPDALNGIIRIIFQPAEEGTRGAKSMTEAGVVDDADFFIASHIGTGVPHGEFVAAANGFMATTKMDVTFRGRASHAGAQPEEGRNALLAAANALVNLHAISRHSGGTSRVNVGELTGGGGRNVIADTAYMKVETRGETSVVNDYVRSQAENVIRGAAMMTGTDCTIDIVGEAISCACSEGLAAMAGAVAETAAGISKVHRADNASAGSEDATYFMERVKEKGGQATYCIFGTELAAGHHNERFDIHEDTLLVAVNVLYDTALALNGRE from the coding sequence TTGGCCTATCAATTGGAAGAGAAAGTGAAAGCATGGCGCCGCGACCTGCACCAGCATCCGGAACAGGGATTCCTGGAAATGCGGACGGCGTCCAAAGTGGCAGCTGAAGTGACGCGTCTCGGTTTCAGGGTGCGTCTCGGGAAGGAAGTCATGACGGAAGATGCACGGATGGGCGTGCCGGAACAGCGGGTGCTCGATGCGCATTATGACTGGGCAGTCGCCCATGATGCGGATCAGGACTTCCTGCCGCAGCTGACAGACGGATTCACCGCGGTTGTCGCCGACTGGGACACAGGCCGGCCCGGCCCGGTGACGGTGTTCCGTGTCGATATGGACGCGCTGCCGATCCATGAATCGGAACATCCCGAACACCTGCCGGGACAGCTCGGCTTCCGGTCGCTGAATGACGGCTCCATGCATGCATGCGGGCACGACGCGCATACGTCGATCGGCATCGGGCTCGCGACACGGGTGGCGGAAGACCCGGATGCATTGAATGGCATCATCCGGATTATCTTCCAGCCTGCCGAGGAAGGGACGCGCGGTGCGAAATCGATGACGGAAGCGGGTGTCGTCGATGACGCGGATTTCTTCATCGCCTCGCATATCGGCACCGGCGTTCCTCATGGGGAGTTCGTCGCCGCAGCGAACGGCTTCATGGCGACGACCAAGATGGATGTCACATTCCGCGGCCGGGCCTCTCATGCCGGCGCGCAGCCGGAAGAAGGCCGTAATGCGCTGCTGGCTGCAGCCAATGCACTCGTCAATCTGCATGCGATCTCAAGGCACTCCGGCGGGACGTCCCGTGTGAATGTCGGTGAATTGACGGGCGGCGGCGGCCGCAATGTCATTGCGGACACCGCCTATATGAAGGTGGAGACGCGCGGCGAAACGTCCGTTGTGAACGATTATGTGCGCAGCCAGGCGGAGAATGTGATTCGGGGCGCCGCGATGATGACCGGAACGGACTGCACGATCGACATTGTTGGTGAGGCGATCAGCTGCGCCTGCTCGGAAGGCCTTGCTGCAATGGCCGGAGCAGTCGCAGAGACGGCGGCCGGCATCTCGAAAGTGCATCGCGCGGACAATGCATCGGCAGGATCCGAAGACGCTACGTATTTTATGGAACGTGTGAAAGAGAAGGGCGGCCAGGCGACCTACTGCATCTTCGGTACGGAGCTTGCGGCCGGCCATCATAACGAACGGTTCGATATCCATGAAGACACCCTGCTCGTTGCGGTGAATGTGCTGTATGACACGGCACTTGCGCTGAACGGCAGGGAATAG